GTGGCACCAGAGGTAGGGGGATATTATGCCCTTGCCCATGGTTTAGCCAAAGCCAATTTATTTATGGTGAGTGGAGTTTTGCCTAGTCGTAATATTCAAGAGTTGCAAAATCGGGCCATGAGTACCAGACTATGGTTAACCTTATTGATAGGCAGTTTATCCATTTGTGGATTTCCCTTCTTTTATGGTTTTGCCGCCAAAACCCTCGCCCTCAAAAATCTTTCTTCTACGGAGGAGTTATTGATGAATATTAGTGCGGTGGGTACTGCTATGATTTATGCTAAGTTTATCTTTTTACCTAGCCATGGGGTAGATAGGGTTAAATCTCATATTTGGTGGGGCTTAATACCTTTGATGGTCGCTATTTTTGTGGCTAATTTTCTCTACTTTCCTGCCTATACTCCTCTCAATGTTGCTAAGGCTTTGGGGTTAAATGCGATCGGTTTTTTACTACACTTTTTAATCTTTAAAAAAGCGGTTTTTACTTTATCCCGATATTTTGAAGATTTAGAACAAATTATGGGAGTAATGATTTTAATGCTAGTTTTATTATTTTGGATGGTAGTCTCATGGTCGCCAGTATCTTTTTTCATTTAACAATTGGGTTTTTTCTAAAATAATGATTATAAAATATAGTCAATGAGAGTTGTATTATGTCCATAATTTATATAACAAAAAAACTACTTAATAAAATTATTAATAACTACTAATACCAATAAAATGGATAACACTAATCAGAAATTTTGTTTTGCTACCCTAGCCTTGGGAAAAAAATATAGAGAGATGACCAAAACATTAGCAGAAGATTTAAAAAAATACTCTTCAGGTACTATGCTAGTGGTCGGTACAGACAATCCTAAAGATTTACTCTCTTTTGATAATGTCATCCCATTTAAATTATCTCAACAAGGAATTTTACACTGTTACCATGATAAGCGTTTTGTCATTCTGAAAGCATTATCTGAATTTGATACAGTGATTCAAATTGATGCGGATACTTATATGACTGACTTTATTTCTCCAAAATTAGATTTTTCCCGAGGAATTATTGAGGGCTTCAATGAAAATTTAGTCAACCATGTTACTAAATATACTCCAGAAAGATTAGACAGATTAAAAAAAATTGCGACTAAAATTGATGTTGACATATCACAAGCTAATTTTGTAGGCGAATCATTATTTATTGTTTCTAAAGATAATGGAAAAGAAATAGAATTTATAGAACAGTGGGGAAAAATAGGACTATATCTCGAGTTAAAAGGAATACATGCAGGAAGTGGAAATATCATTGGTTTAGCTGCTCTCAAAGTAGGATTCAAAACTTCACGTACCCCATCTTGGGAACAAATCAAGAATGTGACAAATCATTTTGATGCTTCTCAAAAGATAAAAAGAAGTTCTTTTGATAATTTGAAAAGGCGTGTACAGTATCACTATAGATTGAATAAAAATCGTTTACAGGCTTTAAGTGATTTTGATTTTTTTTATAGATAATATTTTGCTATGGAAGCTAATTTATTTTTAATTTTTGCATTATTATTTGTATGAATCAATCTCTTTTATCTATTGAAAATTTAAAAATTGCTTATAAAAGTCCTGCTGAAAACAGTAATCCCCATAAAATAAATTGGGCGGTAAATAATGTTTCTTTTTCGGTGGATAAGGGAGAAATTTTCGCATTGGTGGGGGAGTCGGGTTGTGGTAAATCAACCATTGGTAGGGGGATAATTGGTTTGTTGCCTCCTCAGGCTAGGGTTGAGGGGGATATTGTGTTTGGGAGTGAGTCGACTCTTGCTTATAATGCACAACAAATGCGCCATTTTCGGGGTGAGGTGGTAGGGTTAATATTTCAGGATCCCATGACAAGGTTAAATCCTTTGATGACCATTGGCAATCATTGTCGGGAAACTTTGAGGGTGCATCGTCCTGATTTGTCTTCTCGGGACATACAAGAGAGGGTATTAAATACTTTGGAGTTGGTGAAAATACCAAAAAAACGTTTTGGTCAATATCCCCATGAATTTAGCGGTGGTATGCGTCAACGGGTGGCGATCGCCCTTACCCTTGTATTACAACCGAAATTGATTATTGCGGATGAACCGACTACCAGCCTTGATGTGACCATTGCCAATCAAATTTTAAGGGAATTAACTACCCTCTGCAGAGAACAAGAAATGGGTTTAATTCTGATTTCCCATGATTTAAATATGGTGGGAAAATATGGCGATCGCATCGGAGTAATGTATCAGGGAAAAATGGTAGAAAGCGGTAAAGTAAAAGAAGTTATGGAAAATCCTCACCATGATTATAGTAAAATTTTGTTAAATTCTGCACTGCACAATAAGGAAAAAAATGACGATGATTTGGAATCATTAAATAGAAAAGCAAAACCCATTTTAAAATTAAAAAATGTCGAAAAATATTATAGTTTAGAAGCAAACTTTTTAGAAAGATTATTAGGAAAAAAAACAGAAACTATTAAAGCAGTTGATAATATAAATCTCCAACTATACGAAGGGGAAATTTTGGGTTTGGTCGGGGAATCAGGTTGCGGAAAAAGTACCCTCTCACGGACAATCTTACAATTAATTAAACCCACTTCAGGACAGGTAATTTTTCAAGAAAAAGACATCAGTGTATTATCTCCCCAATCCATGATCAGTTTGCGCCGAGAAGTGCAAATGATTTTTCAAGATCCCCACGCCTGTCTTAACCCTCTCATGACCATTGAAAGGGCGATCGCCGAACCATTGATAATCCACAAATTGGGGGATAAAAACGAAATTAGGTCAAAAGTCACCAAAATGTTAAATAAAGTGGGTCTATGCCCTCCAGAAGATTATCTGAGACGGTATCCCAAAGAACTATCAGGGGGTCAACAACAACGAGTGGCGATCGCCCGAGCCTTAATTACCAATCCTAAATTAGTGATTTGTGATGAGCCTGTAAGTATGCTAGATGCCACCGTACAAGCCCAAGTATTACAACTAATGTTAGATCTAAAACAAGAATTTCAACTAACCTACCTATTCATCACCCATGATTTGAGTGTAGCTCGGTATATGTGCGATCGTATTGCGGTTATGAATCAGGGAAAAATTGTCGAGGAAGGCATCACCACAGAAATTTTTACCAATCCTCAACATCCCTACACAGCAAAACTCATCAACAGTTAACAAACTTTTAGCGCACCTTCGATAAGATTTGTAAGTGTTGCCATATCGAAGCCAGACTGTTAGCCGTAATCATACCACTAGCCGCCACTGCAGGAACACCAATCCCGGGGAAAGTAGAATCCCCACAACAGTATAAATTATCAATGGGAGTCGTGGAAGGGGGAAATAACCCCTCATCCGCATTCCAAGCCGCCCCATAGGTGCCTCGATACCGCCTTAAAAACCGTTCATGGGTAAGGGGAGTACCCACCAAAGTCACCTCACATCTTTCCCTAATATCAGGAATAAATCTCTCCAATGCTGCCCACATAACGTGCGATCGCACCTCCTTCAAATGATGATACTCATCACTCTTACGACTCAACCCAGCCCACAAAGAATAAGGCTCCGTAGCAGGGGTATAAACATGAATACAATGTTTACCCTGGGGTGCTAAACTAGGATCAAGCAAAGAAGGAATCGACACCGCCACCACATTTTGCTCCGCCCTCACCCCTTTCTGCCAATCATTTACAATCATGTGATGACAAGGCAAATCATCAGGTAAACCCGCCCCATCAATGCCCAGATGTAAGTGCATAAAACTATCATTCATCGGGGTTTTTTCCACCCCCGTCACAAAATCTTGGGGCAATATACCCTCCCCAATCAAAGGTAAAGTATCCCAAATCGAAGCATTCGCAATCACCGCCCGACTTGCCCGAATACTTTTCCCATTCCTTAACACTACCCCCACAGCCCGATTACTCTCCACCACAATCTCCTGCACATGGCTAGATAACCATAATTGCCCCCCATGCTTTTCCATACCCCTTACCAAAGCCTTAACCATCGCCTCACTACCCCCCACAGGATAATCTAAGACCACATCAGGGCGATACCACTCCGCAAACATAAAAGCCATCTCCGCCGCCGAAGTGCCATGGGCAGGTAAACCTGACAACATAAAACAAAGTAAATCTAACCAATTACGGATAAACTCATCCGTCACCACCTGATCCATAATTTTGCCAAAACTTCCCGTTAATTTTCCTGCCGAAAACACATAGGGAAGCATAGAAACCGCATAGGGGGCAAGGGTAAAAATTGCTCCCAAATCATAACGAAAAGCCCCCGGAGGAATAGCCGTAGAAGCCACTCCCAAAGGTTTCATCACCTCCTGTAACCTACGCCATTGCCTCCCTGCCTCCTCTCCCCGTAGCTTGAGTAACAAATCATAAAAATCATCAGCACCCACCGCCACATCAAAATAACCCTCTGGCAACCAACAACCCCAGTTGTTATAATTTTTCCATTCCACATCCTCCCCAATAATATCTAACACCTGACGCAGAGGATTAGTAGAGGGGGAATAAGATAAACCTGAATATAAAGAAGGGCCCGAATCAAACTTAAAACCCTGATATGTAAAACCATGGGCAGCACCTCCCGGTAAGTTATGACTTTCGCAAATAGTGACTCCATAACCATATTTTGCCAACATTGCCCCACAACATAAACCCCCT
The sequence above is a segment of the Cyanobacterium stanieri PCC 7202 genome. Coding sequences within it:
- a CDS encoding ABC transporter related protein (PFAM: ABC transporter; Oligopeptide/dipeptide transporter, C-terminal region~COGs: COG1123 ATPase components of various ABC-type transport systems contain duplicated ATPase~InterPro IPR003439:IPR013563:IPR003593:IPR017871~KEGG: ana:alr1552 ATP-binding protein of ABC transporter~PFAM: ABC transporter related; Oligopeptide/dipeptide ABC transporter domain protein~SMART: AAA ATPase~SPTR: ATP-binding protein of ABC transporter), with protein sequence MNQSLLSIENLKIAYKSPAENSNPHKINWAVNNVSFSVDKGEIFALVGESGCGKSTIGRGIIGLLPPQARVEGDIVFGSESTLAYNAQQMRHFRGEVVGLIFQDPMTRLNPLMTIGNHCRETLRVHRPDLSSRDIQERVLNTLELVKIPKKRFGQYPHEFSGGMRQRVAIALTLVLQPKLIIADEPTTSLDVTIANQILRELTTLCREQEMGLILISHDLNMVGKYGDRIGVMYQGKMVESGKVKEVMENPHHDYSKILLNSALHNKEKNDDDLESLNRKAKPILKLKNVEKYYSLEANFLERLLGKKTETIKAVDNINLQLYEGEILGLVGESGCGKSTLSRTILQLIKPTSGQVIFQEKDISVLSPQSMISLRREVQMIFQDPHACLNPLMTIERAIAEPLIIHKLGDKNEIRSKVTKMLNKVGLCPPEDYLRRYPKELSGGQQQRVAIARALITNPKLVICDEPVSMLDATVQAQVLQLMLDLKQEFQLTYLFITHDLSVARYMCDRIAVMNQGKIVEEGITTEIFTNPQHPYTAKLINS
- a CDS encoding hypothetical protein (KEGG: cyh:Cyan8802_2706 hypothetical protein~SPTR: Putative uncharacterized protein), giving the protein MDNTNQKFCFATLALGKKYREMTKTLAEDLKKYSSGTMLVVGTDNPKDLLSFDNVIPFKLSQQGILHCYHDKRFVILKALSEFDTVIQIDADTYMTDFISPKLDFSRGIIEGFNENLVNHVTKYTPERLDRLKKIATKIDVDISQANFVGESLFIVSKDNGKEIEFIEQWGKIGLYLELKGIHAGSGNIIGLAALKVGFKTSRTPSWEQIKNVTNHFDASQKIKRSSFDNLKRRVQYHYRLNKNRLQALSDFDFFYR
- a CDS encoding FAD dependent oxidoreductase (PFAM: FAD dependent oxidoreductase~COGs: COG1233 Phytoene dehydrogenase and related protein~InterPro IPR006076~KEGG: ava:Ava_0871 amine oxidase~PFAM: FAD dependent oxidoreductase~SPTR: Amine oxidase), translating into MANQEQTDIVIIGSGLGGLCCGAMLAKYGYGVTICESHNLPGGAAHGFTYQGFKFDSGPSLYSGLSYSPSTNPLRQVLDIIGEDVEWKNYNNWGCWLPEGYFDVAVGADDFYDLLLKLRGEEAGRQWRRLQEVMKPLGVASTAIPPGAFRYDLGAIFTLAPYAVSMLPYVFSAGKLTGSFGKIMDQVVTDEFIRNWLDLLCFMLSGLPAHGTSAAEMAFMFAEWYRPDVVLDYPVGGSEAMVKALVRGMEKHGGQLWLSSHVQEIVVESNRAVGVVLRNGKSIRASRAVIANASIWDTLPLIGEGILPQDFVTGVEKTPMNDSFMHLHLGIDGAGLPDDLPCHHMIVNDWQKGVRAEQNVVAVSIPSLLDPSLAPQGKHCIHVYTPATEPYSLWAGLSRKSDEYHHLKEVRSHVMWAALERFIPDIRERCEVTLVGTPLTHERFLRRYRGTYGAAWNADEGLFPPSTTPIDNLYCCGDSTFPGIGVPAVAASGMITANSLASIWQHLQILSKVR